The Montipora foliosa isolate CH-2021 unplaced genomic scaffold, ASM3666993v2 scaffold_380, whole genome shotgun sequence genome has a segment encoding these proteins:
- the LOC137987685 gene encoding uncharacterized protein, whose protein sequence is MAVPEFGSGFQLRSVQMWIFLLCLFPCWADSHTPSAVLRKRQDQFSSDFTYDDNRKWLPREIEKNHENRNKQLVNILDWKESLTAGETPHSGKKLFNFNQESSEDFSDSFKLRPQRIHNTFKVRSKEIWKQLQPTQSRVGRKSKEYVFRDVIGSSIEQLHSYAVKTSRKENKGPLWLITVVSGALVVVMVVFLCVHAPCGCLWRRHRRKQDVSCPIAGAHKEMCGKCFLKSNATNKETNFKSRPHQVTVNMHSSDTRCLSSSSQYNALPWESKSGADFRYKPLKNRNKRDSLHSMYDPEWTSVGAFLNKNRPSNSYHGYGSLKEAESKFVDRYCRRSHDSIDNTEEVVECALKLRPRRRQVIELQEFPLGYSKSFLNINLESNPDVLFDPYRDQLKRGKKFGRLTFSDSDLRELSCTDKLGSYDSKSDLFSEAKPRKSSLKMVRERKKTHEKVVHFFPSNFEYDAQFVQFPSTRKMEANAGEFNRSYCESGYSKLSKSDNETSEIERTKSLCYVWDKTTQNKEHAVDEELTSPTTDEVTYHGKFVKSNDYGCSYTNYGCKSSTEQLTTSQERPGISSLSAQSFHKSSNSEWKPRKNVEPGSFCKDAIKDDQNYQLEPLAGLLSPIRKATGHEKGPIKNKQEAAVIPVTAPNTKAPFAVTPSSSCIFSGDAISRKTRKSTTELENAIFRASAMPHFEQIQRFPERERKFQNSN, encoded by the exons ATGGCCGTGCCTGAATTCGGTTCGGGTTTTCAGCTACGTTCAGTTCAAATGTGGATTTTTCTACTGTGCTTATTCCCGTGTTGG GCTGATTCCCATACACCATCTGCTGTTCTTAGAAAAAGACAAGATCAATTCTCCAGTGATTTTACTTATGACGACAACAGAAAATGGCTGCCTCGGGAGATTGAGAAAAACCACGAGAATCGAAACAAACAGCTTGTGAATATTCTGGACTGGAAAGAATCATTAACAGCGGGAGAAACGCCACATTCGGGGaaaaaattattcaattttaaTCAAGAGAGTTCAGAAGATTTCTCAGACAGTTTTAAACTTCGGCCTCAAAGGATTCATAACACGTTTAAAGTGAGatcaaaagaaatttggaaACAGCTCCAACCAACACAAAGTCGTGTTGGACGTAAATCAAAGGAGTATGTCTTTCGAGACGTAATCGGATCAAGCATCGAGCAACTGCATTCATACG CTGTAAAAACTTCACGTAAAGAAAACAAGGGGCCCCTATGGCTCATTACCGTCGTTTCTGGGGCACTAGTTGTGGTGATGGTGGTATTCCTCTGTGTACACGCACCGTGTGGATGCCTTTGGCGGCGTCACCGACGTAAACAAGATGTCAGCTGTCCTATCGCTGGCGCCCACAAAGAAATGTGTGGCAAATGCTTTTTAAAAAGCAATGCCACCAACAAAGAAACGAACTTCAAAAGTAGGCCCCACCAGGTGACCGTAAACATGCACTCCAGTGACACTCGGTGCCTATCGAGCTCATCCCAG TACAACGCCTTACCCTGGGAAAGTAAATCAGGTGCAGACTTCCGCTACAAACCattaaaaaatagaaacaagcGAGATTCGCTTCATTCCATGTACGACCCAGAGTGGACGAGTGTTGGTGCTTTCTTGAACAAAAATCGCCCATCAAACAGTTACCACGGTTATGGAAGCTTGAAAGAAGCTGAAAGCAAATTTGTGGATCGCTACTGTAGGCGCTCACATGACTCGATAGATAATACTGAGGAGGTTGTGGAATGTGCTCTAAAGCTCCGACCTCGGAGACGTCAGGTTATTGAACTTCAAGAATTTCCCCTGGGATATTCCAAGAGTTTTCTAAACATTAATCTAGAATCCAACCCCGACGTTTTATTTGATCCATACCGTGACCAGTTAAAAAGGGGAAAGAAATTTGGCAGGTTGACATTTTCAGATTCTGACTTGCGAGAGCTCTCGTGTACGGATAAACTTGGGAGCTATGATAGTAAAAGCGATCTGTTTAGCGAGGCAAAACCGAGGAAAAGTAGTCTTAAAATGGTGAGGGAAAGAAAAAAGACACATGAAAAAGTTGTGCACTTCTTTCCGTCGAATTTTGAATACGACGCACAATTTGTTCAGTTTCCCTCCACAAGAAAAATGGAGGCGAACGCAGGAGAATTCAATCGATCGTATTGCGAGTCTGGTTATTCTAAGTTGAGCAAAAGTGACAATGAAACCAGTGAAATCGAACGAACAAAGAGCCTTTGTTACGTGTGGGATAAAACGACGCAGAATAAAGAACATGCTGTAGATGAAGAACTGACAAGTCCAACAACAGACGAGGTCACATATCATGGGAAGTTCGTGAAGTCAAATGACTATGGTTGTTCGTATACAAATTATGGATGTAAAAGTTCAACGGAACAGCTCACAACCTCACAAGAAAGGCCCGGAATAAGCTCATTGTCAGCTCAATCCTTTCATAAAAGCAGCAACAGTGAATGGAAGCCACGGAAGAACGTCGAACCTGGGTCGTTTTGTAAAGACGCcatcaaagacgaccaaaattacCAGCTCGAGCCCCTTGCTGGTTTATTGTCCCCCATTCGAAAAGCTACTGGGCATGAAAAAGGACCAATAAAAAACAAGCAGGAAGCCGCGGTAATACCTGTTACAGCCCCTAACACAAAAGCTCCATTTGCGGTAACACCTTCCTCATCTTGTATCTTTTCAGGTGATGCCATTAGTCGGAAAACTAGAAAATCAACAACTGAACTTGAAAACGCTATTTTCCGAGCGAGTGCAATGCCGCATTTTGAACAAATTCAACGCTTTCCCGAAAGAGAAAGGAAGTTTCAAAACTCAAATTGA
- the LOC137987686 gene encoding uncharacterized protein — protein MAISWQFVATKSQRFRTCSNFEAIYWRFFHFESNKDLLWCTPEGSLSQNMADVVCNTSAKKSPKKGESSKGSKKTWSPSEEEYLISRWAQADCLFNTCSADYKRQEKKIAARVDIQRALNDQFGSTFTEEDIKGKMKNLRTQYGKELGKVKASTSSGSGTIEVYIPTWKYYDQLHFLRDSITPVKTRPTPGISGSLADPRLVQVDVEEDEESLVSQTTFETPKSAKSVAKIHKKMEDKVLEKSLSVLEDVTNKEKYPWKRMET, from the exons ATGGCGATTTCGTGGCAATTTGTCGCCACAAAATCGCAGCGATTTCGAACATGCTCGAATTTTGAGGCGATTTACTGGCGATTTTTTCACTTTGAGAGTAACAAAGACCTACTTTGGTGTACCCCCGAGGGCAGTTTGTCACAAAACATGGCGGACGTTGTTTGCAACACGTCCGCAAAAAAGTCGCCGAAAAAAGGAGAAAGCTCCAAAGGAAGCAAGAAAACTTGGTCGCCTTCAGAAGAAGAATATTTAATAAGCCGTTGGGCACAGGCAGACTGCCTCTTTAATACATGTTCGGCAGACTACAAGCGGCAGGAGAAGAAAATCGCTGCAAGAGTAGACATTCAGCGAGCACTTAACGATCAGTTTGGTAGCACGTTTACCG agGAAGACATCAAAGGCAAGATGAAGAATTTAAGAACACAGTATGGCAAGGAGCTGGGAAAGGTTAAGGCCTCAACTTCTAGTGGTTCAGGAACAATTGAGGTGTACATACCAACTTGGAAGTACTATGATCAACTGCACTTTTTAAGAGATAGTATTACACCAGTCAAGACCAGACCAACCCCTGGAATTTCTGGCAGTTTAGCTGACCCTAGACTAGTTCAGGTTGATGTAGAGGAGGATGAGGAGAGTCTGGTCTCTCAAACCACATTTGAGAcaccaaaatcagcaaaatcagtGGCCAAAATCCACAAAAAGATGGAAGACAAGGTGTTAGAAAAATCTCTTTCTGTGTTGGAAGATGTTactaataaagaaaaatacCCATGGAAGAGGATGGAGACATAA
- the LOC137987684 gene encoding tubulin alpha-1C chain-like, translated as FQRECISLHIGQAGVQIGNACWELYCLEHGIMADGRKNGGKSFQSEDDSFNTFFNESVAGKYVPRSIFVDLEPTVVDEARLGVYRDLYHPEQMISGKEDAANNYARGHYTIGKEILDLVLERIRKLANQCSGLQGFLITHSFGGGTGSGFSSILLERLSVDYGKKSKLEFCVYPAPRVSTAVVEPYNAVLTTHSTLEHADCSFIMDNEAIYDLCHKNLDVERPTYTNLNRLISQVVSSITASLRFDGALNVDLTEFQTNLVPYPRIHYPLVSYSPIISAAKAYHEQLTVAEITNRCFEAANQMVKCDPRHGQYMACCMLYRGDVVPKDVNSAICSMKSKRTVQFVEWCPTGFKVGINYQPPTVVPGSDQAKLLRALCMLSNSTAISEAWARLDKKFDLMFVKRAFVHWYVGEGMEEGEFIEAREDLAALEKDYEEVEAATFEHDDDEY; from the exons tttcagcgAGAGTGCATTTCTTTACACATCGGGCAAGCAGGAGTTCAAATCGGCAACGCTTGCTGGGAACTTTATTGTCTGGAACATGGGATCATGGCAGACGGGAGGAAGAATGGTGGAAAGAGTTTTCAAAGTGAAGATGACTCCTTCAATACTTTTTTCAACGAGTCAGTGGCTGGAAAATACGTTCCTCGATCGATTTTTGTTGACTTGGAACCAACCGTTGTTG ACGAGGCTCGCCTGGGAGTATATCGCGACCTATACCATCCTGAACAGATGATTTCGGGCAAAGAGGATGCTGCTAACAATTATGCTCGAGGCCATTACACCATTGGCAAAGAAATCCTAGATCTGGTTTTGGAAAGGATTCGAAAGCTG GCAAATCAGTGCAGTGGTCTTCAGGGATTTCTCATAACTCATTCGTTCGGTGGTGGCACTGGTTCTGGCTTTTCATCGATTCTTCTTGAACGCCTGTCCGTTGACTATGGTAAGAAATCCAAATTGGAATTCTGTGTGTACCCTGCACCAAGAGTGTCTACTGCAGTGGTGGAGCCTTACAATGCTGTACTAACAACACATTCAACCTTGGAGCATGCGGACTGTTCCTTCATAATGGACAACGAAGCAATTTATGATCTCTGTCATAAGAACCTTGACGTCGAACGACCCACATACACGAATCTCAACCGCCTTATTAGTCAGGTTGTGTCTTCTATTACTGCTTCTCTTCGCTTTGACGGCGCGCTGAACGTGGACTTGACTGAATTTCAGACCAATCTCGTGCCGTACCCGAGGATACACTACCCCCTGGTATCTTATTCGCCCATAATCTCAGCCGCCAAAGCCTATCACGAACAACTTACAGTGGCGGAAATAACAAACCGGTGCTTCGAGGCAGCAAATCAAATGGTAAAGTGCGATCCCCGACACGGTCAATACATGGCCTGCTGTATGCTGTACAGGGGCGACGTTGTCCCTAAAGACGTAAACTCGGCAATTTGCAGCATGAAGAGCAAGCGAACTGTTCAGTTTGTGGAATGGTGCCCAACGGGGTTTAAGGTTGGTATCAATTACCAGCCGCCGACTGTTGTCCCTGGCAGCGATCAGGCCAAGCTACTCCGTGCTCTTTGTATGCTAAGCAACAGCACTGCTATCTCTGAAGCATGGGCTCGGTTGGATAAAAAGTTTGACCTGATGTTCGTTAAACGAGCGTTTGTCCATTGGTATGTGGGGGAAGGAATGGAGGAAGGAGAATTCATTGAAGCGCGAGAGGATCTTGCCGCTCTGGAAAAAGACTACGAAGAAGTCGAAGCTGCGACATTTGAGCACGATGATGACGAATATTAA